The Candidatus Poribacteria bacterium nucleotide sequence GGTAGCCTCGGTAATGCGTTTCTGGAAAACCTCGCTGAAACCAACGTCGCAAATTATCCGCAGCGACGGTAAAGTAACCCGCCTCGCGCAACAACTCGGGCACAGTCTTTATATCGTCTGATAAGTCCAACGTCCCACCTTGTGTGATGATTTGGTGGGACAAGACATCCTTGCCAGTGAATATTGTTGTATGTGCGGGGTGCGTCGGGATGTGCGGACTGATACACTTCTCAAAAAGCGTCGCTCGTTCCGCAAGCGCGTCGAGATGAGGCGTTGTCAGATTGTGATGCCCGTAGCAACTCATACTCGATGCCCGCAGCGTATCTAATGAGATAAGGATGATATTACGCAAGAACGCTGTTCCTCCAATCGCGAGTCGCGAGTCGCGAACCGCTATTCGCTAATAGCTAATCACGAACTCCTAACCGCTGATGGTTAATCGCCTGCAGCGACCTCCGCTGTTGCGGTCTGTGCCTCACGGATCGCTTCACACAGATAGGTGATCCCTTCGGGGATATCGTCCACGTGGCAATAAGCGTACGCCAATCGGATCGCTTTCACTGGCGCGTTTGCGTAGTGGAAGGCACTCCCGTTGCTGAAACCGACCCCCTTCTCCGCAGTGAGTTCACGGAGTTTGTCAAGGTCTGTGGTCTCTGGTAGATCTATCCAGAGGAAGAGTCCGCCTCGCGGGCGGGTCCATGTACAGATGTCGCTCACATGCTTATCAAGTGTCTCCACCACAGCGCGACATTTCGCGCCTACAGCAGCATTCGTCTTTACAAGATGTGCTTCGAGGTGCTCCATAAAGAATTCGGCAACAATCGCGCTCGCCAGCGCGCTCGTCCCGCCGTCCCATCGGTTCTGATGGATTTGTCCGTAGTACGGTTCCCGCGCCACGAAATAACCTTGTCGGACCCCTGCGCCTAAGATTTTTGAGAAAGTGGCGATAAAAATCACACGGTTCGAGGTATCCAGTTTAAAGAGCGAAGCGGGTGTCGGGGTGGATGTAAAGTCGATGTCGCCGTAGCAGTCATCTTCAACAATGAGTGTGTCGTATGCCTTAGCCAATTCCAGCATCCGTTTCCGCCGTTCAAGCGAAAGGATCGCACCTGTCGGGTTCTGATGGTTTGAAGTCGTATAGATGAACGACGGACGGATATTCTTGCGTTTGAGTGCTTGCAGTTTGGATTCCAGATCGTCCATATCCATACCGTCAATATAGTCCATACCGACACCCTCAATATTGGCTTTGAAATGCCGCATAATCCCCAAGGTACCACTGTAGGTGTATTCCTCTGTTAGCACGGTATCTCCAGGATTGATGAGCGTTCCGAGCACCAATTCCAGTGCTTGCATAGAACCGGAGGTGATTGAGATGTTGTCTATCGGCAGTGGGACCCCTTCACGCCGTTCAAACCGCATAGATGCCAGTTCCCGTAGACCGCGATAGCCGGATTCACCGGGATAATTAACCAGATCGCCTCCCAACTTACGAAGTGCTTTTGCACTCGCCTCAATTAAACCTTCCGTCGGAAACGTATACGGATCCGGACGCCCACCTGTAAAAGCAAAGTCTTTCATAGTATACTCCTTTTTCTCAGCAGATGCCATATAAGCGTAATTATAACAGACTTATGAAAAAAAAACAATAAGGTGAATTCTGATTTTTGATTGCAACAAAGAATCGTCTATGATAAAATAAATGAACGCCATAAGGTGATGTAACTGTAAAACTTGCATTGGTGCCAAAGTGAGTTCGGTATGAAATAGAATACATAGGTCGGAGGTGCCCTTGAAAGCATTTCTGCGAAAACATCGAGAATTTTGGAAAACAGGAAAGACAAATTTTGCGCTTACCGTAGGTTTGAGGCTTGGAAGCCTCTTTTTCGGCTATGCTATTTATGAAGAGGTAGGGGCTGGATGGAAAGGATATAAATCGTTCCGTATCGTGCTAACCGATACATCAGTGTTTATCCCTGTTGGTGGATTAGTCGCTGGTGTTCTAACGCTCATAGGAGATTTAATGATGTTATGGTCAGATAGATCAGAGAAACGGATTCAAGAAGCCGCTGCCAAAGCCGCTGCCGAAGCTGCTGCCGAAGCCGCTGTCAAAGCTAGAGCCGAAGGCGTTGAGGAAGGCAAAAAGGAGCTCGCTCAAAAGGTCCTCGCTTGGAACCTTCGTCGAATAGAGGCAGAAAGAAGGAACGAGCCTTTTTACGAACCGCCTCCAACCGAGTAGTGTGTAGCCCGAAAAATACGGAAATGGCAACCCAAAACTCGCTCCGAAATCTCACATTTGAACCGATGTGCTTATCTGACCTACAACAGGTCCTGGACATAGAAAACGAATGCTTCGAGGACCCATGGAGCGCGACCTATTTTACACTGTCCCTGAAGCGACCGAGATCTTATGATTTTTTTTACGTTGCGCGGTGCGAAGACACCATCCTGGGTTACATCGTGTTCGCTGTTCTCTATGAAGAAGCGCATATTTTAAATATTGCAGTGCCAATTGCCTATCGCGGACAAGGTATCGGCAAATATCTCCTCGCTTCAGCTTTAGAGATGATAGCCGCACACGACGGACGCGAGGTCTTCTTGGAGGTCGCTGTCAATAACTTACCAGCACAATACCTCTACAGACAGTTCGGGTTCCGCATCTATGGCACCCGCAAAAACTACTACGGTCGTCATAAGGACGCTTACCTTTTTCGCAAAGGAGCACCAGAAACCGATGCTACTTAACATTTTAAGCCAGACCTTTTCAGCCACTGAAACCCTCTCACTCTCAACCCGCCGACAGGAGGCGCGGACGGCTGGCAGGAACGGTTGGCGTATCATTGAAGAAGAGGTCCACTGGAACCCCGCTGAAACGGCTATTGTCGTCGTTGATATGTGGAACGAACACTGGTCTTGGGGTGCGACAGAGCGCGTAAATGTGATGGCACCTCGGATGAACATCGTGCTTGGACGGGCAAGGGAAAGCGGCGTTCATATTATCCATGCACCCTCCGACACAATGGACTTCTACGAGGCGCACCCGGCGCGCCAATCGGTCTTAGCATTACCACATGCTCAACCGCCACCTGAACGGGAATTACCTGATCCACCCTTGCCTGTTGATGCCTCCGATGGTGGTTCAGACACCGGCGAAACCGATACCTACAAAGCGTGGCACCGGCAACATCCTGTCATTGAGATTGCTGACGCAGATGCCATCAGTGATAACGGACAAGAGGTCTACAATCTTTTTCATCACAAGGGTATTAAGAATATCATCTTCATGGGGGTGCACACCAATATGTGTGTCCTCGGACGCTCTTTTGCGATTAAACAGATGGTTCGTTGGGGTTTCAATGCCGTTCTTGCACGTGATCTCACAGATGCGATGTATAATCCGTTTAAGCCGCCTTATGTTAGTCACGAAGAAGGCACGCAGCTCATCATTGAGTATATTGAGAAATTCTGGTGTCCCACAATCCTCAGTGGTGATTTAACAACTCCGAAAGCCTAATCAACATTCCTTTGAATCTTCCCTTAAATAGGTAGGTGCGGTTTTTAACCGCACCGTTCTTCCCAACCTCACCGATTCTCCTTACTCAATCCATTTTCCCAATCATCTTGTAAATCCTGATTCTGATAAGAAAATAGCTGTTGGCAATTAGCAAATACCTACCACCTATACCCAATACCTACCCGATTACTGACCGCTGACAGCCGACCGCCATATAGTGATTTTAGTTGCAATTTGACGGGAAATGTGGTATCATACATAAAGAGTTAATGTGGTTAGAACCGATCATTCAAGTTAGAGGAGCTGCAAGTGGAAATATCTGTCTTAGTACTTAATGCAAGTTATGAAGCAATCAACGTTTGCAACCTCCGGCGTGCGATGAAAATGGTTTTCAAAGGCACCGCACAGACGGAAGAAGTCTCTGACCTTAAGATTCATTCACCCAGTGCTGCAATAAAAGTACCACATGTAATTCGTTTGGTGAACTACGTGCATGTCCCACGGAGTGTCGTCAAATTTTCACGGAAGAATGTCCTCGTCCGAGATCATTACACGTGTCAGTACTGCTATGGTGAGTTCCCAACAGCACAACTCACGCTCGACCATGTGATACCGATTTCGCGGGGTGGACAAACGAACTGGGAAAATGTTGTGACGGCGTGCAAGAAATGTAATAATAAAAAAGGAAATAAAATGCTCTACGAGACACAACTCACACTCGCACGCCAGCCCAAAACACCATCAATATTAACGTATTTACAACTCAACCGTCATTTTCGAGGATGCCATCCGTCGTGGAGAAAATATCTGTATCTCAATTGAATCATGCCAGATCCGAGAAAACTAAAAAAACGTTCGGAATTCCAGCGTGCCTATCAAGACGGCGGTAAGTATTGGAATCGCTATTTTGTGATATACGTACGACCGACAGGCTTCGAGCATTCTCGATTGGGGATAACCGTTAGCAAAAAAGTCGGAAACAGCGTCCAAAGGAATCGGGTTAAAAGATTAATTCGGGAGTCGTTTCGGCACTTATGTCCTCACCTACAGGCAGCTTATGATATCGTGGTTGTCGGTAGAACTGCAGCGACTCGGCTTAAATGTCAGGAAGCAGCAAACGCGCTCTGTAGTTTATTCCGAAGAGCCTCTATCTTGAATAGCGCGAATATCACCACAACGCCGTGACGCAGGAACCGAAGTAGCCGATGAGGAACACAGGCGTGTCAGACTGTCAGCAGCACTTGGAAGTTATGAATCAATGCGGGCACCAGCAAACGTGCCGCAAAACATATATGGCGGCTGTACTCGTCCAACCGATCCGTTTTTATCGCCGTTTCATTTCACCGCTGCTACCCCGTTCATGTCGTTTCTATCCCACATGTTCCCAATACGCACAGCAGGCATTAGAACGTTACGGGACGCTCAAGGGGACCTGGCTAACTCTTAAACGACTTTCAAAATGTCACCCATATCATCCGGGTGGCTTCGACCCGCTGAAATAGCGGCGTAGACACGCCACGTCGAAAACGGTTGGTCTCAGAAGTACACATAGATGAGGAGTACCTAATTTCAATGGGAGTACGTTATATTCTCGCACTCGTCCTAATGATTGCTGTCATGATTGGATGGAGCCTGTTTTTCGGTAACCGGTTTGCGCCCGAGCCAGACGAATCCGCAACGACCGAAACAGCCCCATCATCTGATACACGTCAAGTGCCACCCGATGACGCGACACAGACGGCACCCGACGGAACCGAGGCATCCGTCGATACAGATCTCTGGACTCCTTTACAGGAAAGCCCGGATGACGCAAAAGTTAGCGTTCACACCGATAGGTATAGTGTCGTGTTCAACGAAAAACTTGCAATTGCCAAAGTGTGGGAACTCAATCAGTTTCCAGACCGGACCGTTGACATCGATGAACCCCTGAACCTGATTCCAGAGAACGCGCTGAGCTGCCTCGCACTTCGCTTCGCAAATGACCAACTGCAACTCGACTTGCTTAATGCTTCATGGCGCGCGGACAAGCCTGAAATCGATCTCACAGCGGGCGAGGGTGTAGAAACACTCACTTTCCGAACAATCATCGCAGAAAAACTGCAGGTTGCCAAGCAGTTAACTTTCATCCCTGGCACCTATTTTGTTAATCTGGCAATTACCTTCCAAAATGTCTCTGATGAACCTTTACTTATGGGTGGAAATGAACCGGCGAATGGATATGAACTCCAATGGGGACGCGGTATCAACGCCGACCTCCTACCTCACGAAAAGAAAAGTGGGAAACGTGGGCGACGTGGTAAAGAGGGCGCGAAGGTTTACACCGGCGAAGGGAATCCTGTGCACAAACTTAAAGACGAACAGGCTTTAACGACTGTGCTTTGGGCAGGACTTGATAGTCAGTACTTCAGCGCGCTCATGATCCCTGACCCGGAAATCGCGGCAACATATAGACTCACAGAGACTCCCAATGCGAGTGCCGGTGCCGATGTCGCTGTCGTCGCACCCACAGAGACAGTTGGGCTCGTTGTTCCGGGTTTTTATCTTGCATCTCAGCAGAAAGCCAGTCACGAATTCCGGCTCTATGTCGGACCGAAAGACGACAAAATTCTGAAAACGATTGAGGCACCCAACGCGCCAGAACTATCGCTACATCTTTCCAAAGTGATTGACTTCGGATTCTTTGCCCCCCTTGTTTGGGGCATGCTCTGGCTATTCCAAGGATTTCACGCCGTCTTCAGAAACTATGGGCTCTCAATTATTCTGTTGACTGCCTTGGTGAAGGTTATCACTTATCCGTTTACCCGCAAGGCGCACGCCTCGATGAAAAAGATGCAGAAACTCCAACCCGAACTTTTGGAATTGAAGGAGAAATACAGGGACGATCCGCAGAAGCTTAACCGCGCCACAATGCGGCTCTACAAGGAAAATGGTGTCAATCCGCTTGGGGGTTGTATCCCGTGGCTTCCACAAATTCCGCTCTTCTTCGCACTCTTTTCGCTCCTTGGCGGCGCAGTAGAACTCCGTGGAGCACCTTTCCTGCTCTGGATTCAAGACCTTTCCGCACCCGATACTTTGTTTGAATTGCCCTTTACGATTCCGCTGATTGTCACACAGATAGATGCCGTTCGACTGCTACCTATCATCAACGGATTAACAACTTGGCTTCAACAGAAATTCGTCGGCAATATGACACCAACAACCGACAATACCCAAATGAAACTGATGCAATTCATGCCAATTATCTTTATCTTCATTTTTTACAACTGGGCATCAGGATTTGTATTGTATTGGTTGTGTAACAATGTGTTCACTATAGCACAACAGTATCTACAGAACCGAAGCGCGACGGACGAAGACCTATCGGGGTCTGCAGATACTAAAAAACGGAACACTTCCAAACGGAAATAGACTTAGTCCATAGTCATACCCCGCGTCAACGACTTCACTGCCGGAAACGTTTTATACGAGGAGGACTCAACCTATGCAACATTATATTCAAGCTGAAAGCGATACAGTGGAGGAAGCAATTGAACAGGCACTCAATGAACTTGAGGCGACTCGCGAGCAGGTTACAATTGACATCATCAGTGAACCCACAAAAGGTATCTTAAATTTCGGCGCGAAACCTGCCAAAGTCCGAGTAACAATGAAGCAAGATGTCTCTTCGGCACCCGACACGATTCTCAGAGAGTTGCTCAGCCGGATGGGAATTGGTGCCGAAGTGGAATCGGATTTCGTTGATGGCAGCACACATCTCAATATCCACACTGACAGTCCTGCCCTCCTCATCGGGAAGCATGGGCAGACGCTTGATGCTATTGAACGCCTCCTCAATTGCATTGTTAATAAAGCCTCTCTCGTAAAAAGGCGGGTTTTTGTTGACACCGAGGGTTACCGGGAACGCCGAGAAGAACGGCTCGTCGAAATGGCACACCAAATGGCGGAGCAGGTGAAGTATACCAACCGGGAGGTTGTCTTGGCACCAATGTCGGCGCGTGACCGCCGCATCATCCATGTCGCCTTAAGAGAGGATGATATTGTATCCACCTATAGTCAAGGCGAGGGAGACATGCGTCGGGTTGTCATCACAACTAATGGTTAATGGTTAATGGTAAAGAAAACGTCGTGGTAAGGGCGGGTTTTTCTAATAACTAAAGGTTTTAACCAACAACTACAAGCGAACCGCGAACCGCTAAAAAAGATGAAATTCCACGATACCATCGCAGCCATCGCAACAGCACGCGGCGAAGCGGGTATCGGCATTGTCCGAGTCAGTGGACCGCTCGCCCTGCCGATTGCTACCGATTTATTCCGATCTCCGCGGGCTGTATCTCCCGCACAACTACCGACGCATACGCTTACATACGGACACGTTGTAGATACTAACGCATCCGATGCCGTAATTGATGAAATTTTACTCGGCATCATGCACGCGCCAAAAACGTATACCGGAGAAGATATCGTCGAGTTTAATTGTCACGGTGGGATCCTTCCCCTCACGGCTGTATTGGACTTGGTAGTAAAGCAGGGCGCACGGCTCGCAGAACCGGGTGAATTCACAAAACGCGCTTTCCTTAACGGTAGACTTGACCTTGCACAAGCGGAAGCCGTCGCTGAACTCATCGCCTCGAAAACGGATCTGAGCCGAAAAATCGCAATAGAAGCACTCGCTGGGAAGCTTTCTGAGACTGTCAATCAATTCAATGACCGACTCGCAGCCCTGCTCGCAGAGATTGAAGCGTCTGTTGATTTTCCTGAGGAAGACCTTGATTTCATGAAGGTAGAGGCGCAGCTCGAATGTGCCCGCACCGTTCAGACAGACTTAACGGTGCTTCTTGAAACTGCCGATGAAGGGAGACTCATCTCGGAGGGTGTCAATGTCGCCATATTGGGTAAACCAAATGTCGGAAAATCCAGTTTACTTAATGCACTCGTTGGAACGGCACGCGCTATCGTTACAGATATCCCTGGCACGACACGCGACACAATTGAAGAGGCTATTAACATCAATGGTATCCCATTGAAACTTTTTGACACCGCTGGTATTCGACAGACGGATGATATTGTTGAACAACAAGGCGTTCAACGGAGCAAAGCCGTCTTAGACAAGGCAGAATTGTTACTCTTGATGTTCGACGCATCGCAACCTTTAAACGATGCCGATAGGGACCTCTTGCAGACAGCACAATCGCAGAAAGCAATTCTTATCTTGAATAAGACAGACCTACCGGTTGTGACATCAATGGCTGCATTACTGACGCACTGCCCAAAAAAGCGGATCGTTGAGACAGTGATCCCCCAAGGTAAAGGACTCGAGGCACTAAGGACCGCTATCTCTGAGGAACTGCTTGGTGATAAGTTCGTTGTCGGGGAATCGCCGATTGTGACCAACGCACGCCATCAGGACGCACTCAGGCGTGCACACAATGGACTCAATTATGCGATAGAGAGTCTCGCGAACGGTATGCCTCCGGAACTCGTTGCTGTCGATTTGCGAATCAGTCTTGATGCCCTGGGCGACATCGTTGGCAAGACGACAACGGAAGATATTCTCGATAGGATTTTCTCTCAGTTCTGTGTCGGGAAGTAATATTTGTCGAGGCGAAGGAAAAAATGAACTTTTATCGTGGTATGGTGTGACTGTTCTCTGCGGACGAGTAGAGGACATTGATACTAAACACAATATCACAAAGGAGCTACCCATGTTAGGCGCAAAACAACAGTGGTGTCCTCGCTGCCAAAGACACGTACAAACAGAGCAGAAACAGTCTCATATTGGCAAACAGAAGAAACTCGTCAAAATTGTTGTTACTTGCGGTAGGTGTCGAATAACATTATCAAGCAAAACAACGAGTGCAGCTGCGGTTGAACAGAATCAAAACGCTGCAGCTGAAGAATAGTAATGGAATTTTGGATTAGCGTATTTATCTAACACACAAGGAGAGAACATTATGTTTAAGCCCGTTTTTCACTGGACCGCCGCATATCTGACAGGATTCATCGTTCTGTTGTTGATAGTTGGCACAGTCCCCGCGCTCGTCGCGAGTGAAGAGATTCAGTGGCGTGAATCCGTAGAGGTCACCCTGAAGGAAGCCGAGGAAGCCGACAAACCTATCATGATGGACTTCTATACCGACTGGTGAGGGTTCTGTAAGCGGCTGGATGCCGAAACGTTTACAGATGCCCGCGTCGTCACCCTCGCGGAAAATTTCATTTCCGTCAAAGTAAATCCAGAGGACACAGAACGTCCCATCAATGAGGAGATGCGGAGCCGATACGGAGTCAATGCTTACCCGGCAGTCCTCTTCATCAGTCCAGACGGTGGACTCATTAAATATCACTCAGGATTCCTACCGCCTGATCAATTTACGCCTGTGATTGAAGATGCCTTGAAGGTGGAGTCTGCGTTCCAAAAGCAGTTGGAAGAATTGGAAGCGAAACCGGATGATGGCAAACTCAACGCTGAGGTCGCGCTCATCTATTTGGAACGGAAGCAGTTGGAAAAAGGAGTCCTGTTCAGCGAGAAAGCGTTTGAACACGATCCGAAAAATAGGTCGAAACTCATCCCGAAATTGCACAACCAGTTGGGACTCACTTACGGCACGCTCCTTGAAACCGCCGGTGCTGAAAAGTCAGAGGCGTATTTTGAGAAGTCGGTCTCTCACTTCAAGGTGCTTATAGACAAGTATCCGAATAGCGATGTTTATGAACCTGCCCAGTATTACCTCGGTGTGACCTACGCCATTAAGGAACATTATGAGGACTCGATCGCAGTGCTTGAAAAGTTATCGCACCACGCCAAGGATGCAAACATCAGGCAGAGTGCTGAGGCAATGCTCGAACGGGTCAAAGATTTGGCAAACGCCGATGAATAGTTTTTGATAGGCGTGGTCTCAGACCGCGCCTATAAACGCAGTAGCTCCGATACCTCTTCCGAAGTCAAAAGTCGATGCGCGCCTAATGGCAGATGCCCTAACTTCAAAGTGCCAATCTGTACCCGTTTCAGACGGATGACGGGATGTCTCACGGCTTTGAACATCATCCGCACCTGTCGTTTTTTCCCTTCATGAATTGTTACCTCAAACGCTGTTGAGTGCCCATCTTTGCTTATTTTCAGTCGTCTGACCTTTGCCGGTGCCGTTGTTCCACTCGGAATCTTGACCCCTTGACGGAGCTTCTGAATCACGTCGTCGCGCGGCACGCCTTTCACCCACGCGATATAGATTTTCTCTATCTCATGGCTTGGGTGTAGCAGTCGGTAGGCGAAATCCCCATCGTTCGTGAAGAGTAGCAACCCCTCGGTCTCCAAGTCTAAGCGTCCAACTGGATAGATTGTATCCGATAGGTCCCGAACGAGGTCCATAACGGTTGGACGCCCGCGTTGGTCGCTGCGCGTTGTGATACAGCCCGCCGGTTTATTTAGCATTAAATAGATCTGCTCTTTCAACGGCTCAACGCGTTTGCCTTCAAATTCAACGACATCGGTCTCTGTGTCGATTGGGTGTCCTGGCACCAGAATAGGTTCGCCGTTAACGCTGACGGCACCAGCAAGAATGCGCTTTTTCACCGCCCGCCGAGAAGCGATACCTGAGGTAGCAATATATTTTTCAAGTCGCATCGTGTCAGTCATTCTTCTATGTGCCAGCCCTTAGCCATGGCGATGCGTCGCAACCCGCCATCTGGGTTAACAGCGACGGGATGCCCAAACAATTCCAGTTTGTGAGCATCGGTGTGATGGTTTCCGTAGGCGTAAGAGTGGTTTAAGTTGAACCCGTGTTCAGCGGCGAGTTGTTGGGTGAGTTTGGCTTTGTTTTCGGCATACGGGTGGAGCCCAATCCGTTGTCCCGTACATCTTCCGTCAACCATCTCCAGTTGGTGTGCGACCATTAGGTCGGTCTGGAAGTATGCATGAAACGGTTGAACGAGAAAGGACAATGAACCCGACATCAGGATAACCGTCCGTCCTTCGGCGCGATGGTGATATATCAATTTGGAAATGTGAGGTGCTATGCTCGGACGAAGCGTTTCGGTGAAGCAGCGTCGGGCAATCTCCTGAAGGTGTGTCTGCTCCAAACCGCGAAGGTAAATCTTATTAGGTTTTGCTGCTCGAAGAGATTTAACCTGCAGCAGATAGGATACCCACGCCAGCAAGTTCGGTATCGGGATCTCACCGTGGCTCAGCAGATACCGCAGGAAAACCTGTTCTGAGGAGAGGCGGATAATCGTGCCGTCTAAGTCGAAAACAGCACACGTTTTAGTGTCTCTCATGTTATCTGTTGCCCCAGTGCTTGTCGATATGCTTTGACGGCAGCTTCCATCCCGATGTAGAGTGCATCTGCCATGAGATGATGACCGATAGAGACTTCCTGAAGCCCTGGTAAGTCCTGCATCAACGGCAAATTGTCAAGGTTCAAGTCATGACCGGCATTGATCCCAAGCCCTAAATCCATCGCCTTCAGTGCCGCGTTCTTTAGCGATCCGAATTCGTGTTCAACTTCTGTCTCGGTTTTTGCCATGGCGTAAGGCGCAGTATAGAGTTCAATGCGATCCGCACCGATGTCACGCGTCATCGTTATCTGCTCGACATCCGTTCCACTAAACAGACTGACACGGATACCCGCATCTTTCAGGGCTGCGATGATCGGTTTCAACGTATCGCCATCTTTGTGAATGTCCCAAACGGTATGGCTTGTTACCTCACCCGCCACAACAGGGACGAGCGTGCACTGCGTCGGTTTCGTCTGAAGTACCATATCAATGAGGTCAGGTCTCGGATCGCCTTCAATGTTATATTCGATAGCAGGTGATTTTCGGGTGTTGATTTCTATTAATCGTTCGGCGATGTCCTGCACGTCTGTTGGTGTGATATGTCGTTGGTCTTCGCGGGGATGCACCGTGATCCCCTGCGCGCCAGCAGCGACGCAAGTATCAACTGCAGTGCGTATGTCCGGAATATCGCCACCTCGTGAGTTTCGCAATGTTGCGACTTTGTTTACATTTACACTTAATGCTATCATTTTTTCTCCATCAGGACTTACGCAAAATTGGATCAGAACGCCCATTTTGATATGATGAAGGCACTTTCTATCAGGGTTCGGTGCGGTTAGAAACCGCACCTACCAGGGGAGTGCGTAAGTCCTGTCCATTACGCTTTTTGATTGACCATACTCGTAAGGATACCAAGAATTTTTTCACATTGCGCAATTTGATAGACGGTCAAATCAACGTACACAGATTTTTCCGCC carries:
- a CDS encoding PLP-dependent aminotransferase family protein, with product MKDFAFTGGRPDPYTFPTEGLIEASAKALRKLGGDLVNYPGESGYRGLRELASMRFERREGVPLPIDNISITSGSMQALELVLGTLINPGDTVLTEEYTYSGTLGIMRHFKANIEGVGMDYIDGMDMDDLESKLQALKRKNIRPSFIYTTSNHQNPTGAILSLERRKRMLELAKAYDTLIVEDDCYGDIDFTSTPTPASLFKLDTSNRVIFIATFSKILGAGVRQGYFVAREPYYGQIHQNRWDGGTSALASAIVAEFFMEHLEAHLVKTNAAVGAKCRAVVETLDKHVSDICTWTRPRGGLFLWIDLPETTDLDKLRELTAEKGVGFSNGSAFHYANAPVKAIRLAYAYCHVDDIPEGITYLCEAIREAQTATAEVAAGD
- the rimI gene encoding ribosomal protein S18-alanine N-acetyltransferase, with the protein product MATQNSLRNLTFEPMCLSDLQQVLDIENECFEDPWSATYFTLSLKRPRSYDFFYVARCEDTILGYIVFAVLYEEAHILNIAVPIAYRGQGIGKYLLASALEMIAAHDGREVFLEVAVNNLPAQYLYRQFGFRIYGTRKNYYGRHKDAYLFRKGAPETDAT
- a CDS encoding isochorismatase family protein, which produces MLLNILSQTFSATETLSLSTRRQEARTAGRNGWRIIEEEVHWNPAETAIVVVDMWNEHWSWGATERVNVMAPRMNIVLGRARESGVHIIHAPSDTMDFYEAHPARQSVLALPHAQPPPERELPDPPLPVDASDGGSDTGETDTYKAWHRQHPVIEIADADAISDNGQEVYNLFHHKGIKNIIFMGVHTNMCVLGRSFAIKQMVRWGFNAVLARDLTDAMYNPFKPPYVSHEEGTQLIIEYIEKFWCPTILSGDLTTPKA
- a CDS encoding HNH endonuclease, which produces MEISVLVLNASYEAINVCNLRRAMKMVFKGTAQTEEVSDLKIHSPSAAIKVPHVIRLVNYVHVPRSVVKFSRKNVLVRDHYTCQYCYGEFPTAQLTLDHVIPISRGGQTNWENVVTACKKCNNKKGNKMLYETQLTLARQPKTPSILTYLQLNRHFRGCHPSWRKYLYLN
- the rnpA gene encoding ribonuclease P protein component, whose translation is MPDPRKLKKRSEFQRAYQDGGKYWNRYFVIYVRPTGFEHSRLGITVSKKVGNSVQRNRVKRLIRESFRHLCPHLQAAYDIVVVGRTAATRLKCQEAANALCSLFRRASILNSANITTTP
- the yidD gene encoding membrane protein insertion efficiency factor YidD; amino-acid sequence: MAAVLVQPIRFYRRFISPLLPRSCRFYPTCSQYAQQALERYGTLKGTWLTLKRLSKCHPYHPGGFDPLK
- the yidC gene encoding membrane protein insertase YidC — translated: MGVRYILALVLMIAVMIGWSLFFGNRFAPEPDESATTETAPSSDTRQVPPDDATQTAPDGTEASVDTDLWTPLQESPDDAKVSVHTDRYSVVFNEKLAIAKVWELNQFPDRTVDIDEPLNLIPENALSCLALRFANDQLQLDLLNASWRADKPEIDLTAGEGVETLTFRTIIAEKLQVAKQLTFIPGTYFVNLAITFQNVSDEPLLMGGNEPANGYELQWGRGINADLLPHEKKSGKRGRRGKEGAKVYTGEGNPVHKLKDEQALTTVLWAGLDSQYFSALMIPDPEIAATYRLTETPNASAGADVAVVAPTETVGLVVPGFYLASQQKASHEFRLYVGPKDDKILKTIEAPNAPELSLHLSKVIDFGFFAPLVWGMLWLFQGFHAVFRNYGLSIILLTALVKVITYPFTRKAHASMKKMQKLQPELLELKEKYRDDPQKLNRATMRLYKENGVNPLGGCIPWLPQIPLFFALFSLLGGAVELRGAPFLLWIQDLSAPDTLFELPFTIPLIVTQIDAVRLLPIINGLTTWLQQKFVGNMTPTTDNTQMKLMQFMPIIFIFIFYNWASGFVLYWLCNNVFTIAQQYLQNRSATDEDLSGSADTKKRNTSKRK
- a CDS encoding protein jag — encoded protein: MQHYIQAESDTVEEAIEQALNELEATREQVTIDIISEPTKGILNFGAKPAKVRVTMKQDVSSAPDTILRELLSRMGIGAEVESDFVDGSTHLNIHTDSPALLIGKHGQTLDAIERLLNCIVNKASLVKRRVFVDTEGYRERREERLVEMAHQMAEQVKYTNREVVLAPMSARDRRIIHVALREDDIVSTYSQGEGDMRRVVITTNG
- the mnmE gene encoding tRNA uridine-5-carboxymethylaminomethyl(34) synthesis GTPase MnmE → MKFHDTIAAIATARGEAGIGIVRVSGPLALPIATDLFRSPRAVSPAQLPTHTLTYGHVVDTNASDAVIDEILLGIMHAPKTYTGEDIVEFNCHGGILPLTAVLDLVVKQGARLAEPGEFTKRAFLNGRLDLAQAEAVAELIASKTDLSRKIAIEALAGKLSETVNQFNDRLAALLAEIEASVDFPEEDLDFMKVEAQLECARTVQTDLTVLLETADEGRLISEGVNVAILGKPNVGKSSLLNALVGTARAIVTDIPGTTRDTIEEAININGIPLKLFDTAGIRQTDDIVEQQGVQRSKAVLDKAELLLLMFDASQPLNDADRDLLQTAQSQKAILILNKTDLPVVTSMAALLTHCPKKRIVETVIPQGKGLEALRTAISEELLGDKFVVGESPIVTNARHQDALRRAHNGLNYAIESLANGMPPELVAVDLRISLDALGDIVGKTTTEDILDRIFSQFCVGK
- a CDS encoding pseudouridine synthase, producing MRLEKYIATSGIASRRAVKKRILAGAVSVNGEPILVPGHPIDTETDVVEFEGKRVEPLKEQIYLMLNKPAGCITTRSDQRGRPTVMDLVRDLSDTIYPVGRLDLETEGLLLFTNDGDFAYRLLHPSHEIEKIYIAWVKGVPRDDVIQKLRQGVKIPSGTTAPAKVRRLKISKDGHSTAFEVTIHEGKKRQVRMMFKAVRHPVIRLKRVQIGTLKLGHLPLGAHRLLTSEEVSELLRL